The Teredinibacter sp. KSP-S5-2 genome includes a window with the following:
- a CDS encoding thioesterase family protein → MIFETKIEPRFSELDALGHVSNTVLPVWFEHSRGPIFTRIHPSLSVRKWPLILAHYEVSFKQQIFMGAAVTVKAIVSKLGGKSMTFSHQAWQNGDLVAEGTTVAAFYDYKTQETIEIPKETRDLLEKIVTQY, encoded by the coding sequence ATGATCTTTGAAACGAAAATTGAACCTCGTTTTTCCGAGCTTGATGCCCTCGGACATGTCAGCAATACCGTTTTACCCGTTTGGTTTGAACACAGCCGTGGCCCAATTTTTACACGTATTCACCCAAGTTTAAGCGTACGTAAGTGGCCGCTGATTCTGGCGCATTACGAAGTGTCGTTCAAACAACAAATATTTATGGGCGCCGCCGTTACTGTTAAAGCGATAGTAAGCAAATTAGGAGGCAAGTCAATGACCTTCTCTCATCAAGCCTGGCAAAACGGCGACTTGGTTGCAGAAGGAACAACCGTTGCGGCTTTCTACGATTACAAAACACAGGAAACGATTGAGATCCCCAAAGAAACACGGGACTTGTTGGAGAAAATTGTTACTCAATACTAA
- a CDS encoding flavin monoamine oxidase family protein codes for MSIHKSTIIKKQLLELAKQNTSDNPWVCSFPNVADFNFNYYTLLNNAKDTGIAMNTNPGYRVAVIGLGVAGLTAARELFRSGYTNLDMYEATDRISGRTYSIPAKDQYTTFELGAMRMPFFTEVGDGQCILDYLTQEFGLTVQDFPDPGSSVANTGIYMNNGLGPDDNQPFPEPELMIWETKGQDPVPPPPNELLQDVYAKWEKFADMFTTQAAQVYGTDQWDAFWKQFVTYYWNLNFRELVVLDAVDQYDPNKPAYFGGLGMSESEARLFYTIGAGDGSWGAFYQIGALYPVRTLLFGFASNHKLIQGRFDGKGEHNPGPYSGQSVYDSFGRAFESPKYLGVQSYGECLMFNAVSSHDKDVNGCSLYDSVKSDKFDTNLYMYTSVNRLSKNSDGTITLGTEQFSKTYDAVILTVPTWAMQLSINFENFDYAMLPPEVQYGLKSSHWITSCKVFCSLKERYWETTDIPQLISTDTYLQGVYGYGVDIKDEQGNIVKQDPGVLLLSYTWEDDANKFLPDLDDDQLVDKCIAKLDSILENCTNIGQGISQYVNRDEPAVIHWSQQPTYRGCAKLYRQSTWSENFALLSYNQDYSHASNLYFAGEAFSLEGGWTEPALRYSIDAVLNLVKNSGGKFLNGFDMETMYPTHENWIPG; via the coding sequence GTGAGTATTCATAAATCAACGATTATAAAAAAACAGCTTTTAGAACTGGCAAAACAGAACACATCGGATAACCCTTGGGTTTGTTCCTTCCCCAATGTCGCTGACTTTAATTTTAATTATTACACGTTACTTAATAATGCTAAGGATACTGGTATCGCTATGAATACCAATCCTGGGTACAGGGTGGCGGTCATTGGTTTGGGCGTGGCGGGCTTAACTGCTGCGCGAGAATTATTTCGCTCGGGCTACACCAATCTCGATATGTATGAAGCAACGGATCGCATATCCGGTCGAACTTACTCCATTCCTGCTAAAGACCAGTACACCACGTTTGAATTAGGCGCAATGCGAATGCCATTTTTTACCGAGGTGGGAGATGGGCAATGTATTCTTGACTATTTAACACAGGAATTTGGTTTAACTGTGCAGGATTTTCCAGACCCCGGATCGTCTGTGGCGAATACCGGAATTTACATGAACAATGGTTTGGGGCCAGATGACAATCAGCCTTTCCCGGAACCAGAGTTAATGATTTGGGAGACCAAAGGGCAGGACCCCGTGCCGCCGCCGCCCAATGAATTATTGCAAGATGTATATGCGAAATGGGAAAAGTTTGCGGATATGTTTACCACGCAAGCAGCTCAAGTATATGGCACAGACCAATGGGATGCTTTTTGGAAGCAGTTTGTTACCTATTATTGGAACCTGAATTTTCGTGAGCTGGTTGTATTGGATGCGGTTGATCAATACGACCCAAATAAACCGGCATATTTTGGTGGCTTGGGGATGTCTGAATCAGAGGCGAGACTGTTTTACACCATTGGTGCTGGTGATGGCAGTTGGGGAGCCTTTTATCAAATTGGGGCTTTATATCCAGTAAGAACATTGCTCTTTGGCTTTGCAAGTAATCACAAGCTGATACAAGGACGTTTTGATGGTAAGGGTGAGCATAACCCCGGACCGTACAGCGGACAGAGTGTTTACGACAGTTTTGGTCGGGCTTTTGAGTCGCCAAAATATTTGGGCGTCCAGTCCTATGGAGAATGTTTGATGTTTAATGCGGTTTCATCGCATGACAAAGACGTCAATGGATGTTCGCTTTACGACTCGGTGAAATCGGATAAATTTGATACCAATCTCTATATGTACACCTCGGTAAACCGATTATCAAAAAACTCTGACGGTACAATTACATTAGGTACAGAACAATTTAGCAAAACCTATGATGCGGTGATTCTGACCGTGCCAACCTGGGCGATGCAACTAAGTATTAACTTCGAAAACTTTGACTACGCCATGTTGCCACCGGAAGTGCAGTATGGGCTTAAGTCTTCCCATTGGATTACCAGTTGTAAAGTGTTCTGTTCGTTAAAGGAGAGATACTGGGAAACTACCGATATTCCACAGCTCATTAGTACAGATACGTATTTGCAAGGAGTATATGGTTACGGCGTGGACATTAAAGATGAGCAGGGAAATATTGTTAAACAAGACCCCGGCGTACTTTTATTGAGCTACACTTGGGAAGACGACGCAAATAAATTTCTACCGGATTTGGATGATGATCAACTGGTAGATAAGTGCATTGCCAAATTGGATTCCATTTTGGAGAACTGCACTAATATTGGTCAGGGAATTTCACAGTACGTGAACAGGGATGAACCTGCTGTTATTCATTGGTCTCAACAGCCTACGTATAGAGGGTGTGCCAAATTATATCGGCAGAGCACATGGAGTGAGAATTTTGCATTGCTATCCTATAATCAAGATTATAGCCATGCGTCAAATTTATATTTTGCCGGCGAAGCATTTTCGTTGGAAGGTGGTTGGACGGAACCTGCACTGCGATATTCAATTGATGCCGTATTGAACCTGGTAAAAAACAGCGGCGGAAAATTTCTCAATGGATTTGATATGGAAACCATGTATCCCACGCATGAGAATTGGATCCCAGGGTAG
- a CDS encoding transporter substrate-binding protein has protein sequence MNDGKLQLDAKKLKSLRKKSGLSQEALANRCFAAGQQISLATIKRAELGRPILYRTAKCLASYYNTTLEDIIVNTEDKTTQSMPNDELNANIVGRSFELKQLEQVANTVESAESGSVVYIRGVAGIGKTHLINTFLAKLPCEQFHPVTICLSSNKNSNWTETLAHILTSLLDVTLPLDTERDINELEKTLKNKGFNQGEIFHIFSLINIPVPSHIKKCCSKMSYFSISENENKILLKLIDDTNKTVVLVVEDIHWASSKLLLTLRYLCANLNKHRALLLLSSRMENDPLDSIWRSSIINTPFFTMDIIPLTPRDAESLTKAHPIEDEKYIQQCINLAEGNPLFLKQLLFNYPQRLGATPSSITELTITRLKGLSPADQEAVCAASVIGDSFSFDELAYTLNRKEFNTENLINSYFIYPIENNDFRFSHALIRQGVYDSIDTQLKSFWHERLAQWFKDRNPVNYAFHLSKVRHTNASEALANAAQNFLKTCNYSDALNLIDQAISLNKSPQEQYQLLITKGFILQRLDLAEKSITLFQQAHQIAQTNQDKAESEIALASALLSAGRETEADEKIKKTQGQYAAILSEELGNRLKQIADAIENSKHEDCSEAIVPDYQATLEKLTLSSSKELTYANKKSGQLSPVKVGILHSLSGFLKELEEGVLRATLLAISEINNHGGLLGRPILPIIEDSGSNAQGFEDAVKKLIDDEHIVSFFGCSTSSSRKRVKPIIEQAKQLLVYPFQYEGIETSENIAYVGPAPNQQALPAVDWLLQNNHRKFFLVGSDYIYPRVTNKLIDARLKEHDTSEVHQAYVPLGETNFTPVVKQIKHSNADTVIITLVGLEANKAFFKELHKENISPKDLTVLSLVLSENDLCEIPTDHVVGVYTLFSYFQNIDSPINEDFVRKYKHAFGKNARIGGYMESAYTGVHLWAKAVQKSGSFTPSEIIQSMKGISLIAPGGIAYFDENNNHVWRKVRLARVGEDGEYHIEWESDSPIPPSPFPLREHNIDWEVFIEEERKILGEKWENSLQPQA, from the coding sequence ATGAATGATGGTAAACTTCAATTAGATGCAAAAAAATTAAAAAGCCTGAGAAAAAAGAGTGGATTGAGTCAAGAGGCATTAGCCAATCGCTGTTTCGCTGCAGGACAACAAATATCTTTGGCAACAATTAAGCGAGCTGAGCTAGGTCGTCCTATTCTATATAGAACTGCGAAGTGTCTGGCGTCGTATTACAATACAACATTAGAAGACATTATTGTTAACACGGAAGATAAAACGACTCAATCTATGCCGAACGATGAATTAAATGCCAACATTGTTGGTAGAAGTTTCGAATTAAAACAACTAGAACAGGTAGCCAATACCGTCGAGAGCGCCGAGTCTGGTAGTGTCGTGTATATCCGTGGTGTTGCAGGTATTGGAAAAACACACCTGATTAACACTTTTTTGGCAAAACTACCCTGCGAACAGTTTCATCCCGTCACAATCTGTTTAAGCTCAAATAAAAATAGTAACTGGACAGAAACGCTTGCACACATATTAACATCACTATTAGACGTAACTTTGCCACTGGATACTGAGCGCGACATTAATGAACTGGAAAAAACCCTAAAAAATAAAGGGTTTAATCAAGGTGAAATCTTCCACATATTCAGCCTGATAAATATTCCCGTGCCTTCGCACATTAAGAAATGCTGCTCCAAAATGTCTTATTTCTCCATTTCGGAAAATGAAAACAAGATATTACTAAAACTGATAGATGACACCAATAAAACTGTTGTTCTTGTAGTAGAAGATATTCATTGGGCATCCAGCAAACTTCTACTCACCCTCCGATATTTATGCGCAAATCTGAATAAACATCGTGCGCTTCTTTTGTTGTCCTCACGTATGGAAAACGATCCATTGGATTCCATATGGCGCAGCAGCATCATTAACACACCATTTTTTACGATGGATATCATTCCGCTTACACCAAGGGATGCTGAAAGCCTAACCAAAGCACACCCGATAGAAGACGAAAAATACATTCAACAATGTATTAATCTGGCAGAAGGTAATCCACTGTTTCTGAAACAACTTCTATTTAATTACCCCCAAAGGTTGGGTGCCACCCCATCTTCTATTACAGAATTAACGATTACCCGCTTAAAGGGTTTATCCCCCGCAGATCAAGAAGCCGTATGCGCGGCCTCCGTTATCGGCGACAGTTTCTCTTTTGATGAACTGGCCTACACGTTAAATAGAAAAGAATTTAATACTGAAAATCTCATTAACAGTTACTTTATCTACCCCATTGAAAATAACGACTTTCGATTCAGTCACGCACTGATTCGCCAAGGGGTGTATGATTCAATAGACACACAACTGAAATCGTTTTGGCATGAACGATTAGCTCAGTGGTTCAAAGACAGAAACCCTGTCAATTACGCATTCCATCTATCCAAAGTGCGTCACACAAACGCATCGGAAGCTCTGGCAAACGCGGCACAAAACTTCCTAAAAACATGCAACTATTCCGATGCACTCAATTTAATTGATCAAGCCATAAGCCTGAATAAATCCCCCCAGGAACAGTACCAACTTCTCATCACTAAGGGGTTTATTCTTCAACGTTTGGATTTAGCTGAAAAATCAATCACTCTTTTTCAACAGGCGCATCAAATTGCGCAGACAAATCAAGATAAAGCCGAATCTGAAATCGCTTTAGCTTCTGCCCTACTCTCCGCAGGTAGAGAAACCGAAGCAGATGAGAAAATTAAAAAGACCCAAGGTCAATACGCAGCAATTCTATCGGAAGAATTAGGCAACAGATTAAAACAGATAGCTGACGCAATAGAAAACAGCAAGCACGAAGACTGCAGTGAAGCGATTGTACCTGACTATCAGGCAACACTGGAAAAACTCACACTTTCTTCGTCAAAAGAATTAACTTATGCAAATAAAAAATCGGGCCAACTGTCACCGGTAAAAGTTGGCATACTGCACTCTCTCAGCGGCTTTTTAAAAGAGTTAGAAGAAGGTGTATTAAGAGCAACACTACTGGCTATTAGTGAAATCAACAATCATGGCGGTTTATTAGGCAGACCCATTCTGCCTATCATTGAGGATAGCGGTTCCAATGCCCAAGGCTTCGAAGATGCAGTTAAAAAATTGATTGATGACGAACACATTGTCAGTTTTTTTGGCTGCTCAACCTCATCATCGCGCAAACGAGTCAAGCCTATTATTGAACAGGCAAAACAACTTCTGGTTTACCCATTTCAATACGAAGGCATAGAAACATCGGAAAACATTGCCTATGTTGGCCCTGCCCCAAACCAACAAGCCTTACCCGCTGTCGACTGGTTACTGCAGAACAATCACCGCAAGTTCTTTTTGGTCGGCTCAGATTACATTTATCCGAGAGTAACCAATAAGTTGATTGATGCCCGACTCAAGGAACACGATACAAGTGAAGTGCATCAAGCCTATGTTCCTTTAGGAGAAACGAACTTCACACCGGTGGTCAAACAAATTAAACACAGTAATGCTGACACGGTGATTATTACTCTGGTAGGCCTTGAAGCCAATAAAGCCTTCTTTAAAGAGTTACATAAAGAAAATATCTCACCGAAAGATCTGACGGTACTGTCATTGGTATTATCGGAGAATGATTTATGTGAGATCCCAACCGATCATGTCGTCGGTGTCTATACCTTATTTAGTTACTTTCAAAATATTGATTCCCCTATAAACGAAGACTTTGTACGAAAATATAAACATGCATTTGGTAAAAATGCTCGCATAGGTGGGTATATGGAATCGGCTTATACCGGTGTTCATCTTTGGGCAAAAGCCGTGCAAAAGTCAGGATCATTTACACCATCCGAAATTATTCAATCCATGAAAGGTATTTCCTTGATAGCCCCCGGAGGCATTGCCTACTTCGATGAAAATAACAATCATGTATGGCGCAAGGTGAGATTAGCAAGGGTCGGAGAAGATGGCGAATATCATATTGAATGGGAATCGGATAGCCCTATCCCTCCCAGCCCTTTCCCTCTGAGAGAGCACAATATCGACTGGGAAGTGTTTATCGAAGAAGAAAGAAAAATACTTGGGGAAAAATGGGAAAACTCGTTACAACCGCAAGCATAA
- a CDS encoding SLC13 family permease: MNSRLQAVSLYAGPVLGLFFYYLCLPWGHEVGIAAGVACLCVAWWLFEPVPIPVTSLVPLAVFQLTGVLTKDQVGQAYGNPLVLLMLGGFILSKAMEKSGAHRRLAFFMIHAFGGQSSRRLVFGFMVASAFLSMWISNTATSLMLLPVALAILDHNDDKALAVPLMLGIAYAASIGGIGTPIGTPPNLIFMQVYEQQFGVAITFSQWMSLAVPVVIIMLPAAGFWLTRSLKTHGGYRVPEVGHWTAEEKRVLTVFAVTALLWITRKEPFGGWSALLDLRSASDGSVALLAVVAMFVIPSGKERNEKLLNWQVASTIPWGVLLLFGGGICLAKAFSASGLSEQIANQLSHLAVFPIWLIIFGICLGVTFLTEVTSNTASTVLLMPVLASTAMGINIDGMLLMVPAAMSASCAFMMPVATPPNSIVYGSGYVTTRQMARAGLVLNLIGAFVIGSLCMLRLG; encoded by the coding sequence ATGAATAGTCGATTGCAAGCAGTATCACTCTATGCCGGCCCTGTTCTGGGGTTGTTTTTTTATTATTTGTGTTTGCCCTGGGGGCACGAAGTCGGCATTGCCGCAGGGGTTGCCTGTTTGTGTGTTGCCTGGTGGTTGTTTGAACCTGTGCCGATTCCGGTCACGTCGCTTGTGCCACTTGCGGTGTTTCAATTAACAGGGGTTCTGACGAAAGATCAAGTTGGTCAGGCTTATGGTAACCCTCTGGTTCTGCTCATGCTGGGTGGTTTTATTTTATCAAAGGCTATGGAAAAGAGTGGGGCACACCGGCGGTTGGCTTTTTTTATGATTCATGCTTTTGGTGGACAAAGCAGTCGTCGTTTGGTTTTTGGGTTTATGGTCGCTTCGGCATTTTTAAGTATGTGGATTTCCAATACGGCCACATCGCTGATGCTTTTACCTGTTGCGCTTGCCATTCTAGACCACAATGACGATAAAGCTCTGGCCGTACCTTTAATGCTGGGGATTGCCTATGCGGCAAGTATTGGTGGTATTGGTACACCCATTGGTACACCGCCAAATTTAATTTTTATGCAAGTCTATGAACAGCAATTTGGTGTGGCGATAACCTTTTCCCAATGGATGAGTTTGGCGGTTCCGGTTGTCATTATTATGCTTCCCGCTGCAGGCTTTTGGTTAACCCGTTCTTTAAAAACACATGGCGGTTATCGGGTACCGGAGGTCGGGCACTGGACTGCAGAAGAGAAGCGTGTATTAACTGTGTTTGCCGTTACAGCGTTATTGTGGATTACCCGCAAGGAGCCTTTTGGTGGTTGGAGTGCGCTGTTGGATCTTCGTTCTGCCAGCGATGGCTCTGTGGCACTGCTCGCGGTGGTCGCAATGTTTGTGATTCCCAGCGGAAAAGAGCGCAACGAGAAATTACTAAATTGGCAAGTAGCCTCTACAATTCCCTGGGGCGTATTGTTGCTATTTGGTGGCGGTATTTGTTTAGCCAAAGCCTTTAGCGCCTCCGGGTTAAGCGAGCAAATAGCCAATCAACTTAGTCATCTCGCTGTTTTCCCTATTTGGTTAATTATTTTCGGTATATGCCTTGGCGTGACTTTTTTAACGGAAGTGACCAGCAATACAGCAAGCACAGTTTTGCTCATGCCGGTGCTGGCATCAACAGCAATGGGAATAAACATCGACGGAATGCTGTTGATGGTACCTGCAGCCATGAGTGCGAGTTGTGCATTCATGATGCCGGTGGCAACGCCACCCAATAGTATTGTGTATGGTAGTGGTTACGTAACAACACGGCAGATGGCAAGAGCTGGATTAGTGTTGAATCTTATCGGAGCATTTGTTATCGGTTCGCTTTGTATGCTTCGTTTGGGGTAA
- a CDS encoding HAMP domain-containing sensor histidine kinase — MTDKNDDIDFSMVLASSVHDMKNSVGMLLASLEGVIEETPPTSPAQAHRFSTLHYEASRINSELIQLLTIYRMQNDFLPVRIDEHFVFDVIEDQVARNHILLETKGINLDIECDDTLSWYFDQDLIGSVLHNVIVNCARYTKSAILVTAMIEDEMLAMTVEDNGPGYPDAMLRRPAGQINDSLVNEGQTHLGLFFADKIASFHKQSNRCGYIQLNNESKLGGGCFKLVIP, encoded by the coding sequence ATGACCGATAAAAACGACGATATAGATTTTTCTATGGTGCTTGCATCCAGTGTCCATGATATGAAAAATTCGGTAGGGATGTTATTAGCTTCTCTGGAGGGAGTGATAGAAGAGACGCCTCCCACGTCTCCCGCTCAGGCACATCGGTTCAGTACGTTGCATTATGAGGCATCGAGAATTAATAGTGAATTAATTCAGTTGTTAACCATTTATCGAATGCAAAATGATTTTCTGCCCGTGCGTATTGATGAGCATTTTGTCTTTGATGTAATTGAAGATCAAGTTGCGAGAAATCATATCTTATTGGAAACCAAGGGAATCAATCTCGATATAGAATGTGATGATACCTTGAGCTGGTATTTCGATCAGGATTTAATTGGCAGTGTATTACACAACGTTATTGTTAATTGCGCGCGTTATACAAAATCGGCAATTTTAGTTACGGCAATGATCGAGGATGAAATGCTGGCGATGACCGTTGAAGATAATGGGCCAGGTTATCCTGATGCTATGCTGCGACGTCCGGCCGGTCAAATAAATGACAGTTTGGTGAATGAAGGACAAACTCATTTAGGGCTATTCTTTGCAGATAAAATTGCATCATTTCATAAACAAAGTAACCGTTGTGGGTATATTCAATTGAATAACGAAAGTAAACTCGGAGGAGGCTGTTTTAAACTGGTTATTCCATAA
- a CDS encoding response regulator — protein sequence MAELNYKDLSVLVADDFSSFRSIVNGLLQSLGVTKVDMASSGEDAISLCQEKPYDVILCDYNLGQGRNGQHVLEELRHRSLLGKESIFIMVSAEAARNIVMSAYDCEPDDYLMKPITARSLQQRMDRLLRLKRVMKPVYQALEQSNVYGAMDRLTEMSLAEDRYSLYAQKMLGELFIREGQLDKAERLYTRALEVRQVDWARLGLARVKQLKGDLDLAETWLERIVEDNPLFLPAYDVLAENWEQKGERLHVQSTVQRAVDISPMSILRQKRLSDVALLNKDFDTAISALRKTVRLGELSCHGKAEDSIDFARLVSSTIEQKLNVAGVSIAEALEYLDAARDRYELDANRQAQCKLLSGRIHAIDGNAEMAEHFLEEANMVMDLDALDIDLDLDHVSILLALEKNKEANARLDELKVKYMHDQDALQKLDEFLTEPVSDANREMIAEVNREGIDLYKHGEFDAALACFERVRELFPKHVGIQLNIAQTLIGKLKSGQADDKVVNHCQSSLDLVASLIDPDHPQYSRYCQLRRMAIAA from the coding sequence ATGGCCGAGTTAAATTACAAAGATTTGTCCGTACTGGTTGCTGACGACTTCAGTAGCTTTCGCAGTATTGTCAACGGTTTGCTACAAAGCCTGGGGGTGACCAAGGTGGATATGGCCTCGAGTGGTGAAGATGCCATATCGCTTTGCCAGGAAAAACCTTACGACGTGATTCTTTGTGACTACAACCTCGGACAGGGCAGGAACGGCCAGCATGTACTGGAGGAGCTTCGTCATCGCAGTCTGTTGGGTAAGGAAAGCATCTTTATTATGGTTTCTGCAGAGGCGGCACGGAATATTGTGATGTCCGCTTATGACTGCGAGCCAGACGATTATTTGATGAAGCCCATTACTGCCCGGTCGCTGCAACAGCGTATGGATCGGTTATTGCGGTTAAAGCGGGTGATGAAACCCGTATACCAGGCCCTTGAACAGAGTAATGTCTATGGCGCAATGGATAGGTTGACAGAAATGTCCCTGGCGGAGGACCGATACTCTCTTTACGCACAAAAAATGCTGGGCGAGCTTTTTATCCGTGAAGGTCAGTTGGACAAAGCAGAGCGTTTATATACTCGTGCGCTGGAAGTGCGTCAGGTCGATTGGGCCAGATTGGGTTTGGCCAGAGTAAAACAGTTAAAAGGGGATCTGGATTTAGCCGAAACCTGGCTTGAACGCATTGTGGAAGATAACCCTCTGTTCCTGCCTGCCTATGATGTACTGGCAGAAAACTGGGAGCAGAAAGGCGAGCGTCTGCATGTACAGAGTACGGTACAACGGGCGGTCGATATATCCCCCATGTCGATATTGCGGCAGAAGCGTCTTTCCGATGTCGCGTTACTGAATAAAGATTTTGACACGGCCATCAGTGCGTTACGTAAGACGGTGCGTTTGGGTGAGTTGTCCTGCCATGGCAAAGCTGAAGACAGTATTGATTTTGCACGCCTGGTTTCATCCACCATAGAGCAGAAACTGAATGTGGCTGGCGTTTCAATTGCTGAAGCGCTGGAGTATCTCGATGCGGCGCGAGATCGATATGAACTGGATGCAAACAGGCAAGCTCAATGTAAGCTGTTGTCAGGTCGTATTCATGCCATTGATGGCAATGCTGAAATGGCAGAGCATTTTCTGGAAGAGGCCAATATGGTGATGGATCTGGATGCTCTGGATATTGACTTAGACCTCGACCACGTTTCGATTTTATTAGCCCTGGAAAAAAACAAAGAAGCAAATGCGCGCCTGGATGAGTTAAAGGTCAAATATATGCACGACCAGGATGCCTTACAAAAACTGGATGAGTTCCTGACCGAACCGGTAAGCGACGCGAACCGAGAGATGATTGCCGAAGTGAACAGGGAAGGGATCGACTTGTACAAACATGGTGAGTTCGATGCCGCTCTGGCGTGCTTTGAACGGGTTCGGGAGCTTTTTCCAAAACATGTCGGTATTCAATTAAATATTGCGCAAACCTTAATAGGTAAACTCAAATCCGGCCAGGCTGACGATAAAGTGGTGAATCATTGCCAATCGTCATTGGATTTGGTGGCGAGTTTGATCGATCCAGATCACCCCCAGTACAGTCGTTACTGCCAGTTACGGCGAATGGCCATAGCGGCATAA
- the cmoA gene encoding carboxy-S-adenosyl-L-methionine synthase CmoA: MDKTSNNKDDIYAHPLAEVSGFAFDQKVVDVFPDMIKRSVPGYSTIIHMIGQLAEKYAQANSHCYDLGASLGAATLAMRHRIRAANCRIVSVDNSQQMINRCQQVIDADSSELPVTLLCDDINNVNIENASVVILNFTLQFIPIEQRETLLTNIYQGMVPGGVLVLSEKLYFEDQHHNELMTELHHYFKKTNGYSDLEIAQKRQSLENVLIPETVATHKQRLINAGFNNVDLWFQCFNFASLLAFK; the protein is encoded by the coding sequence GTGGATAAAACAAGCAATAACAAAGACGATATTTACGCCCACCCCCTGGCAGAAGTGAGTGGCTTTGCGTTTGACCAAAAAGTAGTCGACGTATTTCCGGACATGATCAAGCGCTCCGTACCCGGCTATTCTACGATTATTCATATGATCGGCCAGTTGGCTGAAAAATACGCACAGGCAAACAGCCACTGCTACGATCTGGGTGCCTCTCTCGGGGCCGCAACGCTCGCCATGCGCCATAGGATTCGCGCGGCCAATTGCCGCATCGTATCGGTGGATAACTCGCAACAAATGATAAATCGCTGCCAGCAGGTAATTGATGCCGATAGCAGTGAGTTACCAGTCACCCTTTTGTGTGACGACATCAATAATGTGAACATCGAAAATGCCTCGGTCGTTATCCTGAATTTCACCCTGCAATTTATTCCTATAGAACAGCGGGAAACTCTGCTCACAAATATTTACCAAGGCATGGTTCCGGGTGGCGTGCTGGTACTGTCCGAAAAGCTGTATTTCGAAGATCAGCACCACAATGAATTGATGACAGAGTTACATCATTATTTTAAGAAAACCAACGGTTACAGTGATTTGGAAATTGCGCAAAAACGCCAGTCCTTAGAGAATGTGCTTATCCCGGAAACAGTGGCCACACATAAACAACGGCTGATCAACGCCGGTTTTAATAACGTTGACCTGTGGTTTCAATGCTTTAACTTCGCCTCCCTGCTCGCATTTAAATAA